Within Pempheris klunzingeri isolate RE-2024b chromosome 24, fPemKlu1.hap1, whole genome shotgun sequence, the genomic segment ctgatgcttttaaaaacagtaCAAGTGTTTTCTATTCATCAGTCTACTTTGTTAGTGTCTGCCTTCTCTTAGAAAACCAGTTCTACGTTAACAGAAGTAATGTAGAACTGGATCTATGTTATTTAACTCTGTGGATCGGACCTCCAGGCAATGTGTCCGTCCTCGCCGAGCCTGAGCGCGCCGCCGGCCACCAGCTCCAGCGCGGCGGGGAAGGCTCGGTGCTCGGCCTCCCTGATTCTGTCGGACAGGCTCTCCTCTGTGTCGCTGCCCAGCACGGGCACCGCCTCCTGCACGACGATCGCTCCCgcatccacctcctcctgcacacAGACGAAGGAAACAACGGCCGCGTGACTCGTTCAGTAAAAGAGGAAACGTCTCAGATGTTGGCCTCTGCGGTGTCTCGTACTTACTGCTACGAAGTGGACCGTGCAGCCAGTCACCCTCACCCCCGCCTGCAGAGCCTGCTTCTGGGCATTCACACCCTTGAATGAGGGCAGCAGGGACGGGTGGATGTTCAGTAGCTTTCCTGTGACGtttcaaatatgttttattgAGCCAAAGTTTATACATCCATCACACTGTGGTGTTAATGCTCATTTTCACGTGTTAGGAAGAATTCTACTCGTGTACGTTTACAGATGTAACATGTAGAGGATACAGGGTCGTCCTTTGAAACAGAACAGTGCCAAAACAAGTAAActaagaagaggaaggaaacatttctaaataaagtacataaatgaaattaattgtCAGAAGCATTAACTTCGCCCCTTGTTTCCTGTAACAATGACAAACGCACAATGTAAAGCATGTTCCTCTGATCCACCAGCTGGGATTTGATAAagcaaatgtaaaacatttaccGTTCCATTTCTGGACAAACGTTCCCGTGAGGATCCTCATGAATCCTGCCAGACACACCAGCTCCACCCCGAACTCTTCCAGCACGCGGTCGATGGTGCCATCGAACTCGGCTCGGCTCCCGTACAGTTTGTGGTCCACCACCTGGTTGGGATCACACCCAGTTACTCGGCCTGATGCTTTCGCTTCTCAATTAAAAGCTTGTGATAAGCTTTTTAAAGATGCTGAGGCATGGGTCTACCATATCATTATCACTATCTTTACCCGCGTCTGGATGCCGGCCAGCGACGCCCTCTTCAGGCCCTGAACTCCAGGTCTGTTGGAGATGACCACCACGATCTCTGCGCAGCTGGATGGACGCTTGGCCTGCTCTATCAGCGCCTGCAGGTTGGTGCCTGGGACAGACATACCAGAGAAAGTTTATAACATCAGTAACTTTCTTAGTCATTAAACTACCCCTCTTAATGAGAGAGGAGCAGATTGCTACCGCTCTCGTATCTGTACAGTGAATATCGAGATGGAGCCAAGGTTGGCGtagagactggaaacagacCTGCAGCTAGCCAGACGGTAACTAAACCCATCTACAAGCCACTGAAGCTCTCCAATTAACATATTATAGTTTTATGGTTGTTCAATCTGAATAGAAACTCTTGTGTAAAAATGGGGGTTTATGTATTGGACCATTTCTTGGCCAGGACCACTTTCTATGCAGCCAGAAGAGACTCCAGGATGTGACTGTGAAAACATGAGCATGAAatccatcttctcatctaactcttggcaggAAAGCCAATACGCAactttcccaaaatgttgaactatccctttaatggGCTTGTCGCAAGACACTCCAAGACACTAAAAACGCCTTAGTTCAGGGTTAAAACATGCCTGTGCCAGAGATAAGAACCGCTACTCTGGTCCTTTTGTGTGGTCTGCTGCCGTCACCGTGGCAACCGCCATTCTGCTCGACTACCAAATCTCCGCTGGCGACGAGTCCTGTACTCAGCAGACTGTGTTTCAGGTTGCGGACCACCACAGGCTCGGCccctgcatgaacacacacaaaaacttgttttttctgACTTCTATCTCCATTCTGCAGTTAAACTGTATAATTCTAACACTGTGTTTCTAAATATTCTGCATCAGACATTGTGCTGTATTCTATTAAAGCTTCGGTGTCTCACCAGGCTGCTTGTGGGCCACTGAACCCACGATCCAGGCCTCTTCGTGCGCTTGAATCTGCCGTAGGACCCTCTGAGCGTCCAGCGGCGACACCACCAGCACCGCCCCCAGGCCGCAGTTGAAGGTGCGGGCCATCTCGTCCTCGCTCAGACCCCCTTCCTTTAAGAGCCAGGAAAACACGGGGGGGGCGCTCCATCGAGAGGCATCTGAGTTATGCATAAACAGCAGGCGTAAATATTAATGCGGAGGAGCCGTAAAGTGACCTCTATATTTTCAAGACGGGTGAAGTGATCCCAGGActactgaaacacacagaaaacaagagcAGGGGAGCTGTGCTCCACATGAAGACAAGGCTGTTTATTCATGCTTACATTTGCATGGACTTCAGTATGTATGAGGGTCATGaaactgtaaatatgtttatatctttttctcacacaaggaaaacataaaaaaaaaaaaagatttaaaaaatgcaaatgccGCTTCATCCAGAGGTACACCACCCATCCAGATGGCTGATGTCAACAATTTTATATGCTTATGCTGCATTCAAAGATGAAGCGTCCGCGTGCTTTCATCTCACCTAAATCGACGGCCAGCTCCTGGGGCAGCACCCGCGGGATGTTCTCCAGGAGGCCACCCCCTGTGATGTGAGCGTAGGCTTTGACGGCGCCGCTGCGAAGGATGGGCAGCAGCAGGCGACTGTAGATCTTTGTCGGTGTCAGCAAAACCTCACCTGGAGGCGGCAACGGTGGACATCTGAAGTTAATCTCATGCTTAGATATTATAAAGACGGcatataacatttattttctcattcatgattaatctgctgattactGTCTCACTTAAATGTTTGGACTTTTAAGTgttagaaaatagtgaaaactcACAAAGATGACTCAAGTATGACAATTATTGGAAAAGTTTTAACTTATTTTGTGGGAAACacaaatgtctgtacaaaaagTTCATGGTAATCCAGCTGCTAGTGCAGCTACAAGCAGAAAACTAATGAGCCAAATCTTTCTGTATGTGCAGTAGTTTCCCATCAACAAATGCTTGATGGCACAGATGAACATTAGAAGCACGCTTGGTCCACCTGGGCGACTCACCGACAGTCTGCCCCGACTCGCCAAACGGAGCGGGGGAGCTGTAGCTGATGTCGGCCCTCTCCAGGACTTTGCGGACCAGGCTGAAGCCGTTGCTGTGGACCCCAGAGGAGGACACGCCGATCAGCAGGTCCCCCTCGGCGATGTCCCCCAGCCTGGGCAGCAGGGCTCCACGCTCCACTGCTCCGACGCAGAACCCAGCCAGGTCGTACTCTCCTGGAGCGTAGACGCCCGGCATTTCTGCCGTCTCTCCACCTGGACACGGGCACAAAAAGGAGGCACACACCAAGTTATCTACACTCAGCTCTACCTTTTAGAGTCAGAGGTAATACAAAGGTTTGGGATAAAAGAGACGGCACAATATCTCCCGTCTCACCCAGCAGAGCGCAGCCAGCCAGCTCGCAGGCCTTAGCGATGCCGCCGACCACCGAGGCGGCCACGTCCACATCCAGGCTGCCGCAGGAGAAGTAGTCCAGGAAGAAGAGCGGCTCAGCGCCCTGAGCCAGCACGTCGTTCACACACATGGCCACCAGGTCCTGACCCAGGCTGCCATGCTGACCGCACGCCTGGGCAATCTGATGACACATTAAACAGGTGAATGTTCAAGCcgcattagaaaaaaaactccattaaATAGCTCACGATTAGAAAACTGCAGGAGAGGAGCTTCACGTGGTATTTTGCTGAACATGTCAGGGGTCAGGCGTGGACGCAGGTGGTAAAATCCAATAAAACTCAGACTCGCCATAATGAGCTGAAGCTGCTACCAAGTGTCTGTGAAATAATCCCGGCTCTTTTacactttaaatgaatgaaatctgTATCTCTGTTCAGGGGTTTTCAGCAGCCCGAGTTTAAGCCTTTGAATCCGTCTCCAGATAAGCATATCTCCCCTGCTGCTCCCTTACTTCTGGGCCAAATTTGGATCCAATTTTGAATGGTTATTTCTTGGCTGATCTGGCATCCACCAAAGCCAATTTGGAGTGAGTCGAGGTTTTAGTACTTTCATTTGATTCTCATTTATTCCAGGACTTTGCAATTACAACGAGCAACCGCGTATTAGCACAGTGATGACAGCAGAGTTTGCATTCAGAATGTGACTCGTGGGTAGCGGTGGACGAACGCTGCGAGGATTGCCAGAGATCAGCCACTAAATCCTTCATATCGTCCTCAAAAGGCCCACCTTGAGTTTGGTCCCCACGCCGTCTGTCCCAGACACCAGGATCGGGTCGACAAAACCTGCCGCCTTCAGGTCAAACAGCCCAGCGAAGCCTCCCAGTTCTGCATTACACCCTGGGGGAAGAAACACCAATCACTGTCACAGTTACCATTTCATCTACTCTTTCTAATCGGACTGTATTTATATGAGAGCTGCTCAgttcattaacattttctcccaGTGCTAAAAGGACACAAGCATCAAACCACAATTACAAAGTATGAAGCTGAAGTTACCAGTGCGGGATGTTGCCTTGGCCAGAGGCTTGATCATGTCCACCAGCTTGTTACCGGCAGCGATGTCCACCCCGCTGTCCTTATAGGTCAGCCTTctgtcagagacacagagacactcactctACTGCTGCACACCACGGCTGTCTGCAGCTGGAGCTGCGATAAGGCTTCAGCAGGCGGCTTAAAAGTGTTACAATTAATAGGGAGTTTCTGGTTGGAGATTAGAGCTCgtgcattaaaaacattttttgcttggaaatttaaagaaatactAAGACACAAATACATCCAAAGTGAAGTTTATTGTTCAGTGAGTTCTACATGATGCACAGTGGAGAAATTAACTtgaaaaaactacaaaaaaaaagtggacaaacgttacaaaaacacacagggaatgttttagtgttttagcTGGTGGGTGTTTAGCCTGCACTGCTTTTTACACACACCTGTGTTGCTTCAGGTGGGCTATGGCACGGTGGCCGATGTCGCGGCGGTAAACGGCGCCCGGGAAGCCGACGGCTGCCACGCCCCGATTGGCTTCTTGCAGGGCCGTCTCCAGGGACGGCCCGACCGCGGTGACGGTCAGGACCCGCCCGCCGCTGGAGACCACGCTTCCCTCCTTAAGGGCGGTGCCGGCGTGGAAGACCATTAGTCCCGTGTCCTGGACCTGGGACAAGCCTGAGGAGCAAGAGACATTTAAGTTAAGGTAAATAGTATAATACACATAAAACAGGGTTTTACATTTAAAGCTCTGAGcacaagatttgaactttcaacccatacattttttttgtttttacgaGGACAATTAGTGAATCGAGCTTCGTCAAATCGTCTTGTATAATGTAAAAACTAGTGCTGAAAATGTACGTATTtaatcaaaaatgtcaaacactcTCTGATTCCTGCATCTCAGATGTTCAGATTCGCTCATTTCGTTTTCTATGATAGTCGATGAATATCCTTGGGTTTTaactgacaaaataaacagCGCTGAAATTGTATTTATAGATTCCAtttctgtgtctgctttttccctgataagaaaaaaaaattgcacaTCTAGTAGAAGAAAGACGCCACTTGCCACACAGAAGTTTTAGCGAGGGGTTTCATTTGCATTGAGGAATATGAACCAGAATTCAGCATTGGCAGATTAAATCAAATGATATGAAAATCCCTTCAAGGTTTACACAAGAGTGCAGGAGAACATCCGTCagagattaaaatgaaataaattaatacaAAGGAAATCAGGGTTCAATATTTCAGGGTCCTCATCAGACACATACGCCGTGTTTTATTAATTGTCACGCAGCAGTTGTTCCCCGCCTGCTTCTCCTGTGTTTGTCCTGCAGTCGTGCCTGCGTACCTGTGATCTCTACTCCTTTCTGGTACGAGCCGGGGTAGCCGGCGCTGGCCATGACCACAGTGACTGCGTGTCTGTGCGGGTGCCACACGAGGGCGCTGGAGGCCAGTTTGCCGCTCATGGTGTTCAAGAGGACGTCGTACAGGTCGCTCTTCAGGAGCGACAGCAGCACCTGAAAGATCGACGGTGACAGTGAGGTTTTATTTCGTGAAGCGGTTCGGACATAGGTGGCAGCTGAAGAAACCCACCTGACACTCGGGGTCTCCAAACCGACAGTTGAACTCGAGGACCTTGGGCCCCTGCTTGGTCAACATCAGCCCCGCGTAAAGCACACCtgggaaataaaagcaaaaagaattACAAGCTTGTTCATCTTAAACTAGAAAATCAGTGCAAACACAAGAACCGTCTGTATAAAGGAGCACTTGCCCACATAGGGagccccctcctctctcatcccGTCCACCGTCTTCTGAAGGACCGTCTCTCTGATCTGCTGCAGCATCTCCTCGCTCACCTGCACGGGATCAAAACACAGCACCACAGTCACGAGCAGCTCATTAAAGAGGAAGCAGGCTGAGAGGAAGGGCAAGTGTGGACCTGAGGGGTGGGGCAGTAGGCCCCCATGCCGCCGGTGTTGGGCCCCAGGTCGCCGTCCTGCAGCCGCTTGTGGTCCTGCGCTGGAGGCATCGGAGACACCGAGGAGCCGTCGCTGAAGCACAGGCACTACGGGACGAAGGGGAGAAGCATTAACATCCTGTCAGTTTCATACCTTGGGGTAAAAGTTGGCTCAGTTCTCTTTGAATTTCACTTAAAAAGTTGTACTCACAGACACTTCCTCTCCCTCTAGAAACTCTTCAACCACCACAGTCTCCCCTGCAGATCCAAAGGCTCTGTCCTGCAGTGCGATGTTAAAGAAACAGATTTACCTTTGAACACGAGGAAACTGGCAAAATCCTCAAGGAGCTGAATAGATGTGCCCAGCTTCAGAGACTCAGGCAGACGCCGTTCTGTGGTCAGCTGCCAGGTCTCAACGTGTGGCTGAATGATGAAGAGGATGGTCTAAATACTGcatgatattttcttttctttccactgcAGGCTAATATAACCGCCAGAGAAACGTCCAATAGTCTCAAACCTTCATGATGTCCATCACGGCCCGACAGGCCTCGTCCCGGTCTGCTGCCACAATGACTCCCTTCCCTGCTGCCAGCCCGCTGGCCTTCACGACCAGCGCTGGGAAGTCGGCCCTGAAGAATGAAATGCACTCGGTAATACGCAGAGAGAATCGACATCTTATCACAGAGAACACATCTGGAACAGATGCTGCATGGCTGAAGcgtaaaatgtgtgtgttttttttctttgtggacCATTTAACATTTGCAGAGCGCACTATTGTTTGGGAATGTGTTTGGGATCCATATGGATGAAAGCCGTCACAGTATGGCAGCTGTTGTTGCGCCCGAGATGCTTTATACGACCAGAGAAATGACTTTCACTGAGTGTGAAGGATTTTTTCTGTCTTCGGAAGAGTTACAACTCTGTTTGTGGGGGATTCTTGGAGTGTGCTCTCATTGGAAAGGCAATCATCGCATCTTAGATCATTAACTCATGAAACCATCTGAGGGACAAAACTATGGAGTAAGTTTAGTGTGTTTAATGGCTCTGAAAACAAAACTCCACAACTTTGCTGAAAGTCAAAACTGAGAACAGTGAGAACATTACTAATTCACTTATTTACTAATCAGCTGTGTGAGGTGCGTCTGTCCGCTGTACTGACGTGCGGATGTAGTCGCAGGCCTCCTGGGGGTCGGTGAAGGAGCCGTAACGGGCTGTGGGGATGCCGTGACGCTCCATGAAGGCCTTGGAAAAACTCTTACTGGCCTCCAGCTGAGCTGCTTTTGCAGACGGGCCGAAACAGGGCACTCCGGCCGCCGTCAGGTCGTCGACAATACCTGGAGGAGACGTTGAGGTTAAAGGAAAAGAGACTAAAGAGACAGGGCGAGAGTCACCACGATGAAGCTCACTCACCTGCTGCCAGCGGCACCTCAGGCCCGACCACCACCAGCCCCACGTGATGATCCTTACAGAACTGAGCCAAGATGGCGTGGTTACTCACCGACACCTCTGCAGGGAGAAACATAGCAAAGAGAGGATCGTTTATACTCTAAATCACTGCTTATTGACAcatacaacacattttaaaaacagaaggGGCACCAGTGAACCAACGAGCCTCGGTGCTTGTATTTACCAGAGTTGCTGATCTTCCCACAGTTGGCCGTGCCAGCGTTACCCGGGGCCACCAGGACTTGCTGAATCTGCGGCGACTGGGCCAGCTTCCAGGCCAGCGCGTGCTCCCGCCCACCGCTGCCAACCACCAGCACCTTCTCTGCCATCGTACCTGAGTGGCGAGGAAAGAAGAGATCCACGCGCGTGGAATTAAAACCGTTCACGCCTTCGAGGCACTTCCGCAGAACACCCAGCGCTCACTCACTCGGCTTTAACCGTTCGTAAAACACCCGTTTAATTGCATGCAAAGATTGACCTATAACGAAAGGAGTTCCCTAAGCTGTGACGAAGCGTTGACCTTTTCTGAGGCACGGTGTCTTATATTATCTTGTGATGCCATGCTAACACGGATCCAGTCAActagaacaaaaacacaagtcaaCAATTAAATGGCACGGTCGCCAGGCAAAGCCAAAGCACCAGCAACTGCAAACAGGGACTCATTTGCATGGAAAAACAAAGGTATTATCACCTGACATACAGTAAACCACTCGACTCAGATCAGTTTGGAAGTGCAGTTATTTTATagtctctctctccaggtgtTTAACTGATCTAACGACtgattgtatttttgttttcttcaacCAATGTTGTGTTATGTGCTTCTTTTAATAGTTGCACATCAGTGATAGAATCTAAGGAGGCTGTCGTTATCTCAAGTAACACATGACAGGCACCGATTCACTCAACAGAAGCCAGTGTCCCTCATGAAACACATCTGGATCAATGTGATCTCGTCACTGGGATAAATAATCCTGACTGGTTTGGGAGCTTCTTAGTTGTCCTCTTATCCCAAAATGTGCACATTCCAACTTTTAGCACTACATATACAGAGTTTTACAGAACATCAGCCCAAAAGATGTCTGTTGATCCTTTAACCATCAACTCAAACAAACCAGGGTCTCAGCTCACACCGACCTGAAAACCTGACTTTAAACCCTGAGGATTGTGCAACAGCCCGggcctgtgtgtgcacatgcattgTCTAAAAGCTGCCTGCGCCTCTACAGGGAACAGATACAGTACAAAGAGGTGAGTGTTGCACAGTGAGCGCACATGTTCCACAATTAGCCAAATCACTGGCTTTGATTGAAATCACTCCACTCATGTGACTCACATGTCAGGGAGCAAATCAAATGCACGAGTCCAACAATGCATGTGCAAAAATGGGCTCAATGAGGTGCAGACAGAGCAGTGACAGCTTCATGCTGCCTTTGACATCTTATCACACTGCACATCTTTGCAACATGTGATCAAATGAAcaaagatggagacacacaTCAGCTAATACGAGCAGTTAACTGAATGTTTATCATCTATATCAATATGGCCGCGCATGCATACATATACTCTACATGGAGACTTGTATGGTGCCGTCTACACCCTGAAACCATCTCAAAACATCAGTGTTCAACTTATTCATTCCAACTACCTTCAATGGCTTTTCTGCACGAGCTAGTAAAGCCAAAGTAAGATGTATTCATTCTGCTTCAGCAtgaaaacagtgacagtaaacTTAAACTAAAGCACAGCGTGCTGTTCTCTCACTcacctggatgtgtgtgttagGTGGATGAGTGCAGGAAATAGTCGGAGCCCAGACCAGGATGGCAGTCGGATGcgtctcctctgctctcagccCGCAGACTGACCgtcttatcacacacacacacacaaacatgacacacattacacacaccaCGTGGATCCAATAAAACACTGCGGTGAACTTAAAAGCGCCAAAACACCCAAACGTCATCTAAACATCATAACACTGCCATTAATTCCGGTTTCGTTCATGTGTGACACTAATTCTTACCTTTATCTGCTGTCCGAGCTACTTTTTGGCCAagttttgggatttttttcaaCTTCCTCGGGGTGTAACTGTCGAGTGCATCATGGGAATTGTAGTTAATTTGCAGCGCGGGGTGCCGAAATCAGTTTCCCATAGAAGTTCCCGTACAGCAGTTTCACACCggagaaaatacaaattaaaatgtttcctgCGGCACatgtataattatatataattacatAAAGGTATTAAAATCTgtagaaacagcagaaataCTCTGTTGCAGGTAAGAATCCGGCATTGAAAATGTCACTTCAGTTATGGAAGTATGTAGGTAGTATGAACAGGGAAATGTACTTCAAATATTACCAGTAAAAGTGCTCACATTGCTGCACTATTAGATATTATTTCATCACATTACTATTCCTCGTCCATTCATGTAAAAGAAGGATGTCATTGCAGGATTCAGGAGCTCTTTTTAAACTCTTTCGTACAGGAATGCAACTAATTATTAATGATTACTAACTACTATCATTCTTTATCATggttcatctttttttatccGACTGAATAAATAATCACAGTTACCAAGAGGTCACAAGTCACATCTTTATCTAGCCAATAGTcctaaaatgctaaaaatctTCTTCTAATCTAATCTTAATAATTCCAATAAACTTCATCTCATGCAGGATGATTCATAAATCATAATCTCTATGCCACAGATGCCTGAAACACACAATGCAATGAGGGGATCCTAATGCAAAATATGGAACTGGCTTAAAGTATGGAAAGTATTTGTCTTGAACCGTGCCAACGTTTAAGTGTTCTGGCTGCAATGACGCAACCACCAGAGCAGTTTAGTCAGCTGACAGAAGCTTTAGACCACCAGGACACAACAGCTCTGAGATACAGACTGGAGCTCTGCCATGTATTGCTTTGAGAGaaatcaatatatttgaaattcAGCCCTGATGTTAACTAGAGGAGGGTGCAAAGCTCTAGTTAATAGTCTAGATGCAGCAAGGAGCAGATGAGGGAAAGCTTTCAGTAGAGTGTTATGTtagcagttttatttttcacaccACAATAAATACGTTTGAAGTCCATGAGTGGAAGTCCAGTCATAACAAAGGGAGCTCGGGAGCGTTGAGGAGCTCTTGTCCTATCTCCGACTGTCGCAGGGCGAAGACTGTGATGCCTGAGCTGTACGCTGCAGGGATGGTGATGTGTGTTGACTTGGCTCCGTCCTGTCCCTGTTCCTCTTCCAGGCGCATCTGCCTCACTTGACCTAACAGGGAGAAAATAGGGGGGGAAATGCCTAAAACATGTTTGCATACTAGATGAGAAATGTgcataaataaaagcataatCAAGTGCTTCACCCTCGAGATCCAGGGCTTTCCACCGCGGGTCACATAAGCTGGACAGACAGCACTCCGGCGTCAGCCGCTGCAGGACATCTTCTCGACGAATCAGCAGCACAGATTCGCTGCAGAGTCTCTCGTGCATCTCTCCCTCACTGACTGAAACAGGaatttaacacaaaaatatgaaGCGTCAACATCAGGAGACACGATTCTCCTGAAAAACAAGAGTTTCTCCGCCGTTACTCACCTACATCTAAAGGATTGGTCATGAAAATGGCAGTAGGTGCAACGCCAAATATGAGCTGGTGGTGCCAGGCGTCGGGCACCTCCTCACCCTCTGGCACGGCCCGCTGCATGTTCATGGTCGCCACGGGAACGGCGCCGCTTCGGATCCAGCGAGCGAGCCAGGGGACCAGTCTGACCAGCCGCCGCGGGTGAAGGTGGAAGAAGCGACCCATCACCTTCCCCTCGCTGGCCTCCTCCGCTCCTTGGATGAGCTGAGAGTGAGTGGCACCTGAAAGACATCAGCGATTACTAATGTGTTCCTTTTACTGCTCAGGATCTCAGCCGTCTGAACGCCTGAAATGTCAATGTAACACTGCTGAAAAAGTCAATTACAGTCGCCCCTCTGAGACACATAAAACTCTTTGTCTAATTCAAGAGGGTGCTTTTGAATTTGCCCGGTCGGCAGTGCAGCCAGCTGTCACACTGGCAGGCGGCCGCGCTTAAGACGTTACCGGGTGTCACTCGGTGGGGAAGTTATAGTCCCTGTTAGCATCTGTGACACCTTAAATATTACCATCTGTGGAGCTAAGATACACACCTATATAAAGCCATCCTTTATGGGTTCACATTTCATTACCTGAAATGTCACAGAACAGTTTGGAGTGATGAGCTCTGAGCTCACATCCAGTGTTTGTAGTGTAACATCTGCCAATTTGgatttttagattttctcttcttttgatTCTCTGCTGGGGTTTTTTCAGCTCTTCATAATGTTTATTACATGCACTTTGTTCTGCCTTTTTTTggtggaaaaacaggaaaataaaacctGATTTGTCAACAATAAATATACgaggcaaaaaaagaaagaaagaaaagctacattcatgtgaaaatgtaatgtatgtatCTATAAATTTGACTTTTGACTTTCTGGCCATTGAATTCCCTGAtgtcaagtaaaagtactaataccacactgtgaaaatactcagCTACTAGCATTTTTACTACTTAGTAAAAGTGCTGCATTCATAACCTCACTGAAGTGTGTAAgtatagaaaataaaagtacttttaTTCTGCAGATTTtattatatacactactcacaaaaagttagggatattcagctttcaggtgaaatttcaggatgaacctaaaatgcattctaacctttccaggtgaacttaatgtgaccttctctaaacctttgaatgcacatgtccaactgttcagtgtctcagtactttctgcaccagctgctgttctctaacaagaagcttcacagcaacattcacaacaggtttgatccatgaatccaccaatacatttcctgcttcagttagaattggtatttaaacagtcctcctcatcctgctgttcacattctgacatcatgagaccaagacgacacctaacagttgatcagcagcacctcaacactggaggcttcaaacaggaagtcctcagacggaggtgttcactgagcttagagggtcacagagtgtcatcaggaggttggaacagtgatacagagactggaagagtcacagaaaggagaggagtggacgtcctttggccacatcccaatttattgagacactgaacatgttttgttgtggtatacctaccactgttggtagattttctttcaataaactgtttaagatgaagaaactaccattgcatgcttctacttaaatgccctactttcatgatataatatcactgtagcattcactttttacattttccatatatttcacctgaaagtcaaaaatccctaactttttgtgactAGTGTATATTAATGTGCAcggtgagtttgtgtgtgtatgtgcttcaTCAAATTCTATATGTATGTAAAACTGTAATCTGAAGAGCCACTTGTAACTAAAGCTGCCAGACAAACATAGTGAGGAAAAAAGTGCtatatttgcctctgagatgCAACGGAGTAGAAGTACAAGGTGGTATGAAATGGGAATACTGAAATCAGTAGCTTAGTGTGGATAAAATATGGGGACAGATGTCGGGGCCCCCCAGCTGCCCGCTGCACTCCTTAGATTCAcagcacacgtgtgtgtttgtgt encodes:
- the gart gene encoding trifunctional purine biosynthetic protein adenosine-3 isoform X1, which codes for MAEKVLVVGSGGREHALAWKLAQSPQIQQVLVAPGNAGTANCGKISNSEVSVSNHAILAQFCKDHHVGLVVVGPEVPLAAGIVDDLTAAGVPCFGPSAKAAQLEASKSFSKAFMERHGIPTARYGSFTDPQEACDYIRTADFPALVVKASGLAAGKGVIVAADRDEACRAVMDIMKDRAFGSAGETVVVEEFLEGEEVSCLCFSDGSSVSPMPPAQDHKRLQDGDLGPNTGGMGAYCPTPQVSEEMLQQIRETVLQKTVDGMREEGAPYVGVLYAGLMLTKQGPKVLEFNCRFGDPECQVLLSLLKSDLYDVLLNTMSGKLASSALVWHPHRHAVTVVMASAGYPGSYQKGVEITGLSQVQDTGLMVFHAGTALKEGSVVSSGGRVLTVTAVGPSLETALQEANRGVAAVGFPGAVYRRDIGHRAIAHLKQHRRLTYKDSGVDIAAGNKLVDMIKPLAKATSRTGCNAELGGFAGLFDLKAAGFVDPILVSGTDGVGTKLKIAQACGQHGSLGQDLVAMCVNDVLAQGAEPLFFLDYFSCGSLDVDVAASVVGGIAKACELAGCALLGGETAEMPGVYAPGEYDLAGFCVGAVERGALLPRLGDIAEGDLLIGVSSSGVHSNGFSLVRKVLERADISYSSPAPFGESGQTVGEVLLTPTKIYSRLLLPILRSGAVKAYAHITGGGLLENIPRVLPQELAVDLDASRWSAPPVFSWLLKEGGLSEDEMARTFNCGLGAVLVVSPLDAQRVLRQIQAHEEAWIVGSVAHKQPGAEPVVVRNLKHSLLSTGLVASGDLVVEQNGGCHGDGSRPHKRTRVAVLISGTGTNLQALIEQAKRPSSCAEIVVVISNRPGVQGLKRASLAGIQTRVVDHKLYGSRAEFDGTIDRVLEEFGVELVCLAGFMRILTGTFVQKWNGKLLNIHPSLLPSFKGVNAQKQALQAGVRVTGCTVHFVAEEVDAGAIVVQEAVPVLGSDTEESLSDRIREAEHRAFPAALELVAGGALRLGEDGHIAWRSDPQS
- the gart gene encoding trifunctional purine biosynthetic protein adenosine-3 isoform X2, giving the protein MAEKVLVVGSGGREHALAWKLAQSPQIQQVLVAPGNAGTANCGKISNSEVSVSNHAILAQFCKDHHVGLVVVGPEVPLAAGIVDDLTAAGVPCFGPSAKAAQLEASKSFSKAFMERHGIPTARYGSFTDPQEACDYIRTADFPALVVKASGLAAGKGVIVAADRDEACRAVMDIMKDRAFGSAGETVVVEEFLEGEEVSCLCFSDGSSVSPMPPAQDHKRLQDGDLGPNTGGMGAYCPTPQVSEEMLQQIRETVLQKTVDGMREEGAPYVGVLYAGLMLTKQGPKVLEFNCRFGDPECQVLLSLLKSDLYDVLLNTMSGKLASSALVWHPHRHAVTVVMASAGYPGSYQKGVEITGLSQVQDTGLMVFHAGTALKEGSVVSSGGRVLTVTAVGPSLETALQEANRGVAAVGFPGAVYRRDIGHRAIAHLKQHRLTYKDSGVDIAAGNKLVDMIKPLAKATSRTGCNAELGGFAGLFDLKAAGFVDPILVSGTDGVGTKLKIAQACGQHGSLGQDLVAMCVNDVLAQGAEPLFFLDYFSCGSLDVDVAASVVGGIAKACELAGCALLGGETAEMPGVYAPGEYDLAGFCVGAVERGALLPRLGDIAEGDLLIGVSSSGVHSNGFSLVRKVLERADISYSSPAPFGESGQTVGEVLLTPTKIYSRLLLPILRSGAVKAYAHITGGGLLENIPRVLPQELAVDLDASRWSAPPVFSWLLKEGGLSEDEMARTFNCGLGAVLVVSPLDAQRVLRQIQAHEEAWIVGSVAHKQPGAEPVVVRNLKHSLLSTGLVASGDLVVEQNGGCHGDGSRPHKRTRVAVLISGTGTNLQALIEQAKRPSSCAEIVVVISNRPGVQGLKRASLAGIQTRVVDHKLYGSRAEFDGTIDRVLEEFGVELVCLAGFMRILTGTFVQKWNGKLLNIHPSLLPSFKGVNAQKQALQAGVRVTGCTVHFVAEEVDAGAIVVQEAVPVLGSDTEESLSDRIREAEHRAFPAALELVAGGALRLGEDGHIAWRSDPQS